Proteins encoded by one window of Martelella endophytica:
- a CDS encoding ATP-binding protein produces MRHFGIVTRIALIVTAAMFLMQLAFFVAYLGQSRSLAPPGLLIAEHVVAVVRLLDGTPPERRDSALAVANVSGFAVDVAAVRPRPSEGNHRLDGMYTLIQKALDGYAPDRQIIAIVPGGRESKAYVVDLAIPLTSGDYAVFHIADDATLRVWNKPIGFMAAIFALAISLGAVIAVSLVARPITRLARSVDRLGNRVEPIRLEERGARELRMLIKAINNMQDRILRLISSRTLFIGAISHDLKTYLTRFRLRLEMMPASPHRERAIVDVEQMEQLLNDSLLFAGDASPVQTNQSVDLNALVSGCVEELHLEKTRIEVMTSPGRLDVSLPQQPLRRVIDNLLSNALRYASHARLSTGSAGRFARLTIEDDGPGIPEEELTQVFEPFFRGEPSRNRGLGGTGLGLSIVRQILETYGGSITLENRRDRRGVRVIVLLPFAPMRQTGPAE; encoded by the coding sequence ATGCGGCATTTCGGCATTGTCACCCGGATTGCTCTGATCGTCACCGCTGCGATGTTCCTGATGCAGCTCGCCTTCTTCGTCGCCTATCTTGGCCAGAGCCGCTCGCTCGCGCCTCCGGGATTGCTGATCGCCGAGCACGTCGTCGCCGTCGTCCGCCTGCTTGACGGCACGCCGCCGGAGCGCCGGGACAGCGCACTTGCCGTGGCGAATGTCAGCGGCTTTGCAGTCGATGTGGCCGCCGTGAGGCCGAGGCCCTCCGAAGGCAATCATCGTCTCGATGGCATGTACACTCTCATCCAGAAGGCGCTCGACGGCTACGCGCCGGACCGCCAGATCATCGCCATCGTGCCGGGCGGCCGCGAGAGCAAGGCCTATGTGGTCGATCTGGCGATACCGCTTACGAGCGGCGACTACGCGGTGTTCCATATCGCCGACGATGCCACGCTCCGGGTCTGGAACAAGCCGATCGGCTTCATGGCCGCCATCTTCGCGCTTGCCATCTCGCTTGGCGCCGTCATCGCCGTATCGTTGGTGGCGCGGCCGATCACCCGGCTTGCGCGAAGCGTCGACAGGCTCGGCAATCGCGTCGAGCCGATCCGGCTGGAGGAGCGGGGTGCGCGGGAACTGCGCATGCTGATCAAGGCGATCAACAACATGCAGGATCGCATCCTCCGGCTGATTTCGAGCCGGACGCTGTTCATCGGCGCGATTTCGCACGATCTGAAGACCTACCTCACCCGCTTCCGCCTCCGCCTGGAGATGATGCCGGCAAGCCCGCATCGCGAACGTGCAATCGTCGACGTCGAGCAGATGGAGCAACTCCTGAACGACTCGCTTCTGTTTGCCGGCGACGCCTCGCCGGTTCAGACAAACCAGTCCGTCGATCTCAACGCCCTCGTTTCGGGCTGTGTCGAGGAGCTGCATCTGGAGAAGACCAGGATCGAGGTGATGACGTCTCCGGGCCGCCTCGATGTCAGCCTGCCGCAACAGCCGCTGCGTCGCGTGATCGACAATCTCCTCTCGAACGCGCTTCGCTATGCCTCTCATGCCAGGCTCTCGACGGGAAGCGCTGGACGGTTTGCGCGTCTGACGATCGAGGACGATGGCCCCGGCATTCCGGAAGAGGAACTGACACAGGTCTTCGAGCCGTTCTTTCGCGGCGAACCGTCACGCAACCGCGGCCTCGGGGGAACGGGTCTCGGGCTCTCCATCGTCCGGCAGATCCTCGAGACATATGGCGGCAGCATAACGCTGGAAAACAGGCGGGACCGGCGCGGGGTAAGGGTCATCGTGCTGCTGCCCTTCGCGCCGATGCGGCAAACCGGTCCCGCCGAATAG
- a CDS encoding response regulator has protein sequence MEQAVKVLVIEDDPEIRDLLDEFLDGEGFDVRVADGATAADRFVARKWPDIIILDIMMPHEDGLSFCRRVRAQSSVPIIMLTARTSDIDRIIGLEIGADDYLGKPFNPRELLARIRAILRRTGTEPANRPSSSKRFAGLVVDIDARTIATEDGDIVPLTTAEFDLLACFLERPKRVLSRDQLLDFTRGTISGSYDRAIDVTVSRLRNKLAACLPDDVQLITTVRNAGYLFNATVRDG, from the coding sequence ATGGAACAGGCGGTCAAGGTCCTGGTTATCGAGGACGATCCGGAAATCCGGGACCTGCTGGACGAATTTCTGGACGGCGAGGGTTTCGACGTTCGCGTGGCCGACGGCGCCACCGCCGCCGATCGGTTCGTCGCGCGCAAATGGCCGGACATCATCATTCTCGACATCATGATGCCGCATGAGGACGGGCTTTCCTTCTGTCGCCGCGTGCGCGCGCAATCCTCGGTGCCGATCATCATGCTCACTGCCCGCACCAGCGATATCGACCGGATCATCGGCCTCGAAATCGGCGCCGACGATTACCTGGGCAAGCCCTTCAATCCCCGCGAATTGCTGGCCCGTATCCGCGCCATCCTGCGGCGGACGGGGACGGAGCCTGCAAACCGGCCGTCTTCCAGCAAGCGTTTCGCCGGCCTTGTCGTCGATATCGACGCCCGCACGATTGCGACGGAGGACGGAGACATCGTGCCGTTGACGACTGCCGAATTCGATCTACTGGCCTGCTTCCTCGAGCGCCCGAAACGCGTTCTGAGCCGCGACCAGCTTCTCGACTTCACCCGCGGCACGATATCGGGCAGCTATGACCGGGCCATCGACGTCACCGTGTCGCGCCTGCGCAACAAGCTCGCTGCCTGCCTGCCGGACGATGTGCAGCTGATCACGACGGTCCGCAATGCCGGCTATTTGTTCAACGCGACCGTCCGGGACGGATAG